A region from the Homalodisca vitripennis isolate AUS2020 unplaced genomic scaffold, UT_GWSS_2.1 ScUCBcl_41;HRSCAF=740, whole genome shotgun sequence genome encodes:
- the LOC124370187 gene encoding uncharacterized protein LOC124370187, with protein sequence MLHTHIFVDEGSIYNLHACDCTRTGLLCPREQHKHLHSRVNNVEINGLPSTAGENIGDLLRDVGTAIGLQVENNDIAAAHRVPSYRRDRDPALIVQFVNRAKRDDWISKYRQIKTLTARDVNKKFPAQRVYINDHLCPDNKLLLSKLKQRCKEIGYAFAWSRDGRFFARKSQGEPAKRITSFEDVQKLV encoded by the coding sequence atgttacacacacacatatttgtaGATGAAGGGTCCATTTATAACTTGCATGCATGTGACTGTACACGGACCGGATTACTATGTCCGCGAGAACAGCACAAACACTTACACTCTCGTGTCAATAATGTTGAGATCAACGGTCTACCCTCTACTGCAGGTGAAAACATCGGTGACCTACTGCGAGATGTTGGTACAGCTATTGGTCTACAAGTAGAGAACAACGACATAGCGGCAGCACATCGCGTGCCGTCCTACAGGAGAGACCGGGACCCAGCGCTCATCGTGCAGTTTGTCAACAGAGCTAAGAGAGATGACTGGATCAGCAAATATCGACAGATCAAGACCCTGACAGCCCGTGACGTGAACAAGAAGTTCCCAGCACAGCGTGTGTACATCAATGACCACCTCTGTCCAGATAATAAACTACTTCTCTCCAAACTCAAGCAGAGGTGTAAGGAGATCGGTTACGCTTTCGCCTGGTCACGTGATGGGAGATTCTTCGCCAGGAAAAGTCAGGGGGAGCCGGCCAAGAGAATCACCAGCTTCGAGGATGTACAAAAGTTGGTgtaa